The nucleotide window ACGTGGCCATTAAAATCCATGCCGCCGCTGGCGTAGGCATAGGATGCGATGGGAAATTCTTGACCAGCGATCGCTCGGTATTGCTCTTCTTCTGATAATCGTGACGACTGCTCGGTGCGCCGCTTCAGAACTGTATCGACCGTGACCCGTAAAAGCTTAACCATATGCTGTCTACGCCCACTAAAGACCCTACTTGCATCATGCCATCATGGCACCACAATACCAAGTAGATGTCCTGATTGGCTGACTCATGTTTCCCCTCATCCCCCATCCCGTTCTCCCACAAGGGTAGAAGGGAAGCAAAGTATAAGAGATCTCAAAGCCCCTCTACCACCCTAGAGGGGTTTGGGGTGAGGGGCTTTGAGGTGTGTTCATCAACCTCACGCTACAAAAAAACGGTGCAGACCTCTGCACCGTTCCCAAACATCATGAAACCCAAGTCGCTAGAAGCGATCGCGCCCCGCTTACTTGTTGGGTTGGGGGGTCATGCGCAGGTAGGGCTTGACTTCGGTTACGCCCTTGGGGAACTGCTTCTTGGCATCTTCCGTGGAGATAGAAGGTACCACGACACAGTCGCCGCCGTCAGTCCAGTTGGCTGGGGTGGCTACCTTGTGGTAGTCGGTTAACTGGAGGGAATCAATTACCCGCAGGATTTCATCAAAGTTGCGACCGGTGCTGGCGGGGTAGGTGAGGGACAACCGCAGCTTTTTGTTGGGGTCGATGATGAACACCGTACGCACGGTCAGTGTATTGCTGGCGTTGGGGTGGATCATGTCATACAGGTCAGACACGGTGCGGTCGGGGTCTGCCAAGATCGGATAGTTGAGGGTCGCGCTTTGGGTTTCTTCAATGTCGCACACCCAACCCTTGTGAGAATCAACGTCATCGACACTCAGGGCGATGGTTTTCACGTTACGCTTGTCAAATTCTGGCTTGAGCTTGGCAACCGTTCCTAACTCGGTGGTGCACACCGGAGTGTAGTCAGCCGGGTGGGAGAAGAGCACAACCCAGCTATCGCCAGCCCAATCGTAAAAGTTAATTTCGCCTTCGGTTGAGGCTTGGGTAAAGTTCGGAACAGTATCACCGAGTCGAAGCGCCATAATTCCTTAGTCCTGTGAATCGAAACTGTAGTACATGCATGACTGACGTCACCAGTGCCTAAAACCTAAGAGCATCTGAAAGCGATCGCGCTTTTAGCTCCTGATTTGAGACATCCTATGTGAACCTATATGCCATGATGCCATAAAACCCCGGTTTTCCGGTCGGAGTTTAGATCTTTTTATATTTTCTTCCTATGACAACCCAAGGGCGATCGCAGGTAAGACTTGCCCTACGGTCTGTTGGGGCAATGTCCTATTCCCCGGCTAGCCGGTGATCATTCGGGTTTTGCTAAGAGGCTGGTCGATGGAAGAGCGATCGCCTTGGGGAGATTGTCTGGCCGGTTGCGGAATCGATAGCATAATGAAAGAGTGTGTTACATAGGTTCACAAACGGCATCATGGCGAGAGACTTACGGGGATTTCTCAATCTCATTGAAGAACGGGGGCAACTGCGCCGCATTAAGGCCCTGGTGGATCCAGACTTGGAAATTGCAGAAATCTCAAATCGGATGCTGCAGTGTGGCGGCCCAGCGTTGCTGTTTGAGAATGTCAAGGGCTCTCCCCATCCAGTGGCTGTGAACACCATGGGCACCGTGGAACGCATCTGCTGGGCCATGAAGATGGAAGCGCCGGAGGAGTTGGAAACTCTGGGCAAAAAGCTAGGGATGCTGCAACAGCCGAAGCCGCCGAAGAAAATTTCCCAGGCGGTGGATTTTGGCAAGGTGCTGTTTGATGTGGTGCGAGCCAAGCCATCTCGGGATCTCTTGCCCGCTTGCCATCAAGTGGTGGTGCAGGGTGAGGATCTCGATCTCAACCAAATTCCCATGATTCGCCCCTATGCCGGGGATGCGGGCAAAATCATCACCCTAGGGCTGGTGATTACCAAGGATTGCGAAACCGGCATTCCCAATGTGGGGGTCTACCGGCTACAGCTTCAGTCGAAAACCACGATGACCGTGCATTGGCTATCGGTGCGGGGCGGCGCTCGGCATCTGCGCAAGGCAGCGGAGCGGGGCAAGAAGCTAGAGGTAGCGATCGCCCTGGGGGTCGATCCGTTGATTATTATGGCGGCGGCGACACCCATTCCGGTGGATTTATCCGAATGGCTGTTTGCCGGGCTCTATGGCGGTTCGGGTGTGCATCTAGCGAAATGTAAAACCGTGGACTTGGAAGTTCCTGCGGATTCAGAGTTTGTCCTAGAAGGCACGATTACCCCTGGCGAAATGTTGCCCGATGGCCCCTTTGGCGACCATATGGGCTACTACGGCGGCGTGGAAGATTCGCCCCTGGTGCGCTTTCAATGCATGACCCACCGGCGCAATCCGGTCTATCTCACCACCTTTAGCGGTCGCCCTCCTAAGGAAGAGGCGATGATGGCGATCGCGCTTAACCGTATCTATACCCCGATCCTGCGGCAGCAAGTCTCGGAAATTGTAGACTTTTTCCTGCCCATGGAAGCCCTCAGCTACAAAGCTGCAATTATTTCCATCGACAAGGCCTATCCGGGGCAAGCTCGCCGCGCCGCCCTGGCCTTTTGGAGCGCTCTACCCCAGTTCACCTACACCAAGTTTGTGATTGTGGTAGACAAGGAGATTAATATCCGCGATCCGCGTCAAGTGGTATGGGCGATCACCTCGAAGGTGGATCCCAGTCGAGACGTGTTCATTTTGCCGGATACGCCCTTTGATACCCTCGACTTTGCCAGCGAGCGCATTGGCTTGGGCGGCCGTATGGGGATCGATGCCACCACCAAAATGCCCCCGGAAACCGATCACGCTTGGGGTGAACCACTGATGTCGGATCCGGAGGTGGCCGCGTTAGTCGATCGCCGTTGGGCAGACTATGGTCTGGGAGATGTGCAGTTTGGCTCGGTGGATCCCAACCTCTTCGGCTACGATATGCCTCGATGATGGTTGCCCCAGTCGGTGACATGGTCAGCATCCCGTGGGCTCAGGAGCGAATCGAAGCTGATGGAACGCTGCCTACGTGCTAGATGTAGCGCAGAATCGGCACCAGCTTGAGGCTATAGGCCGATTCAAAGCTGCTCTTTTTGTTGCCCAAACTCCATAGTTCTAGGGCACAGTCATCCCCGGATTGAGTTGGAGTGAGCAAGAGGTGCAGGGTTTTGATTTCCGGGTGATATTGACATTCCACTTTCTTGATCGCGCCAATTTGGCGGCGATCTAGGGCGACGGCGATGCGCAGGAGGGGGCTGAGTTGCTCGACAATCTGCCGGTGGGTCTTGCTGCCCAGGTTGCGGTAGTTGTCGTGCTTTTTCTTGGGTTCGTTCTTACGGTGGTAGCGGGCTAGGTTGGCGATCGCTTCAATTTCCAATTCGGTGTAGCCCAGCAGTTCTCCGTGGCGGATCAGGTAATAAGAATGTTTATGGTGGGCAGCGTGGCTAATGAAGTGGCCGCTGTTGTGCAAAATTGCCGCAGCCCAGAGCAGCTCCCGTTCGCCTGCGCCCCAGTCATGGAGGCGTCCTTGGGTTTGGTCAAATAAATTGACGGCAAAGTCGGCCACCCGTTCGGCATAGGCCAGGTTGACCTGATACTTTTGGGCCGACCGAAAGACACTGCGCTGCCGCACGGAACTTTGGAAGCGCAGCCGATCTTCAATCAAGCCATGGGTGAGCATCCAATCGACAATCACGCCCTCCCGCAGCGATCGCTCGCAGACGGTAATGTGCTCTTGCTTCAGCAGGGTCATGGCTTCCTGCAGAATCACCGCCCCCGGCAGGATGATTTCTGCCCGCCGGTCGGACAAGCCTGAAAGTTTGAGGCGATCGCTGTAGCTGAGCTTCCGCAAACGCTCTACGATATCCCGCAAGTCTTCTAGGCTAAACTCATAGCCCTGGAGCGGATCGGGCGCTGTTCCCAGATGTTCACAGGCGTGCATGGTGGCGAGGGCTTCAATGGTGCCCGATGTGCCGACCATAATTGGATAGTTGTCGGGCGTAACGTGGGACTGCAGTTCCTCGGTAGATCGTTCCAACATGCCGCGCACAAACGCTTTGAGGCGATAGAAGTCCTCATCTTCAATCGGGTCAGACGTCACGAATTCTGACGTTAACCGGACAGCACCGACTTTGGTACTGCTCAAAAATGCGGCTTCATGGCCGTCCCCTAGAACGAGTTCTGTCGAGCCACCACCAATGTCAATGATGATGTGGGGATGTTGGTTAAACTCCATCGCCGACAGCACGCCTAGGTAGATGCGTCGGGCTTCTTCGGGGCCAGAGATGAGATCAATCGATAATCCCAACTCGGCTTCGACGCGATCGAGAAATTCTCGACCATTGGGTGCTTCACGGACGGCGCTGGTGGCCACGGCCACAATGTCTTCTGCATGACGGCTTTTGGCGATCGCCATACAGCGCTTGAAGGTTTTCATCGCCCGATCCATGGCCTCTGGCGTGAGGTTGCCCGTTTTGGGATCGCGCTCTCCCAGACGCACCATATCTTTTTCGCGGTCGATGATCGTAAACGACGGCAGGTCGGGCTGAATGCGAACCACTGCCATATGAATCGAGTTGGTACCAACATCGATCGCAGCAAGGATGCGGTCTTGCTCAATGACCATAGTGAATGATGAATGAAGGAATGTATATCAGCGGCATGGTTAGTGGGAAGGAGCAACAAGGGTGGGGTACTCGGTTCATAGCCCATCGCTGTTGGACATCAGCGTTGCTGGTCTCACTCTCGTAGACCACCCCAATGTGGGATGAAGTGCCATCATCTTATCGTGCCATGTGAACCGATTTGGGGCGATCGCTGGGAATGACACCCTAGCTCTAGTCTGGATCTTGCTTATAGCGACGGGGATGGTGGCGATCGCCTGGCGGAGCCTGTCGTTGATACCAGCGCTGCCATTCTTTGGAGCTGCGAATGGCGAACCACAGAAGCAATAGGGCAATGATGCCACCCTGTTCAGGGGCATCGAAGGCCAAGAGGACGAGGGTGATGCAAAGAAAATCTTGGACAAAGATCAGCCAGATGGGCGTCCGCCGTAGGCGATAAAACCAACCAACTTGCACAAGCTGTAGCACCAACGCTAACAGACCACCTACAATCCCCAACACGCCGGTTAGGAGGCTGGGTAGTTGAGCTGATCGCGCCACGGCAATCCCAGCGATCGATCCCACCAGCGGACTAAATAAAAGCTGCACAATTTGAATAGCCCGTTGACCCACAGGCTCCTTGGACAGCAGTAGCTCAATCAATGACCAGCTCACCAAGACGCCTAGCACCAAGGAGGGATGAAACTGAGACAAAATAGGTACGTCTGCCCAAAGATTGTCGCTGTAGAGCAGGCCAATGATCAGCAGGGGGAGACCAATTCTGACGCCAGCGGCAGCAGAAACCGATAGAGCAGCGAGAATCTCAATCATGATGGTGGCTACCCTGAAATCTAACCAAACTCATACATCGAGCCCTAGGAACGAGGTCAGCATAGGTTTGTTTCCAGCTCCCATGGCTGATCTGGGAAGGGGCATTGGTGATGATCATCAAGCAACTCATCGTTTGTTCCAGGCCGTCGAACAGGGGGCATGCTTTTCTAGATGGGGATGTATATGGGGTGTGGCTGTGGCTCGTCCGGTTGAGGCCTGTCCTAAAGGTTTGAGCGTCTCCAGGGTTGCTGGAGATCCTAACCCCCATAACAATGTCTCGATCTAGCCTCCCAAGGTTTGCCCCCATGTCCTACCATAAGACACTTGAAGATGAATTCTGTAGGATGAGCGATCGCCGCTATCCTACCAGACATCTATGGACTTGTACTGTTCCTACGCCCCAGGTAGGATTCGAACCTACGGCCGTCTGCTTAGAAGGCAGATGCTCTATCCACTGAGCTACTGGAGCAAATCTTACGACAATCGGTAATCTTCCCAGCCTTTCAACGTGTCTAGACAGATGTCTTAGGCGCTGAGCCACGAGTTACGGCTAACTGGTTACCCTCAACCCAGGGTTTGACGCTCCTTAGATCCTAGGTCAGCCAAAGCCGATATAACCGTTGACCAGGTTCAATACATCAGGCTCGATGGCTCGATCACAAACCTCGTGGTGAGGTAGACGAGCACAGGTGGGAGTAACGGAAGTCATCAACCCTGCGATCGCTCCCGTCAGTATAGTACCAAAATCAACCCCAGACTGCGAGGGCTCATCGAACCATGACCCACCATGACCAAGCGATCGCCTCCCCATCCCCAGAAAAAGGAAGGAGATTCATCCAATGCAGCGAGCAATGCTGAAGTAGCGTAATATCATTTATAAACTGATGACTCGGCTGGATTCTAGATGCACGTGTGATTCACGATGCACTGGGAGTATTGCTTCTAGTCGTTCTAGCGATCGCTAAGCCAGTCTGTTGTAACCTCTATCTACCATCTAATCGTGGGAAATCGCTTCATCGGCGATCGCCAAGTGTTACTCGTGAGTTGTTTCCGTTCTTTGATGCTACACATTCGTGCCGATCTAAGACATCTGCACAGCCGATCCCCGTCCCTGACAGGAGCTAACTGAGCACGTCATGTTTATCTTAAAGAGACAGGATGTTGAAATTTCTGCCATTCAGCACCCCAAGCGGGATCAAAAAATTCCCATCCTTAGCTATCAAGGACAGACTTTTCGGCTCATTAGTGTCTTTAGTGCAGCTCAGGAAGAAGAAGCCAAAGCCTTTTGGCGAGATCTAACGGATAATCGCGGTAAAGCCTGTGTCTTACTAGAAGAACCCGATCGCTATAGCGTATGGGGAAAAGTCCGTCTAGAAAGCCTAGGGAGTGATGCTGGTGGCGGGGATGCTGATACAGACATTGCTCCGGCTATGACCCAGGCCTGTTTGCTCTTGCTGCAAGCGGTTTATATTGATATTGAGGATCTTCTGGGCGATCGCCAAATTGCTTTGTTCCAGAAGGAAATCTCCGCAGTCTTTCAGCAATGGCGGTTTCCCCAGTCGGAGACTCCAGCAGAGATCAATCAACTTTTGACCATTGATCCCTTGGCGTCTTTGCAAATTCCCCCATGGCAAGAACATCATCTCAATACCCTGCTGCAAGAGCTCTATCGTATTGCCAAAGACCACTTTGGTAATGCAACTTTCACAGCCCGCGTGTTAGACGCGTTGCAAGACATGCCCGACGACGATCGCCGTCGATTTTTGGAGTGGCTGAAGCAATCTCCCACAGGGCGAGTGTGGCAATAGCTGTAAAAAACCGGGTCGATAGCCCCCGAGTCGTTTATGATTCATGCAACCCCTCCATGGGCATGAATCCAGCAGGACATGTGCCTCCTTGCCAAGCAAGGGTCATGTATTGTTGACCTACGGCTGCCCAAGAGGGCATTGTTCCAACCACCTGTTATCCGTGATGCCAGTTCATGATCTGCACGAACAGCTCGATGATGAGACGATATGATTCGACATTGGGATACGATATGTGCCTGTTTGTCCTTGTACCTCACCGATCCGAGAGGGTGGTGGATCATAACCCAGATACCCGCACTGATTGAGGAGCAGTCTGTTGACTAGAAAAACCCCTGGCTCGAAGTCTATGCTTTCTGCCCAGGTCGTCGTACTAGCGGCGATTGGATGGGCCTTTATATCCCTGTTATTTTTTCTGCTATTCAGCGACTTCATTCCCACCGAAGGGTTTCCCACGTGGTATGGCATTGTCACCTATATTTTGGAAAATGTAGCCTTCTTGGGAGCTACGCTACTGTGTTTTCGCAACTGGCGTAGCTCTCAGATTGTGAGCGGACGGACGGTGTGGCTCATGCTCGGGCTGGGCATGCTGTCGTTTTTTATCGGGAATTTAATCTTGTTCTACTGGGAAATCGTTCTGGGCAAAGATGCGGATGTATCGCCTGGCGACATTTTCTTCTTGTTGAACTATTTCTTTTTGGGGATCGGGATGTTTTTGGCGGTGATGACCCGTCGTCTAAATCTTTCTATTGCCCAGTGGGGAACGGTGGCAGCCATTGGGGTAGCAGGTGTAATTATTGCTTACTACACATCTGTGGCCGTGCCGGAAGACCTAGCTGGCGGCGATCGCCCCCGTCTACCCACAGTTCCACAGGTGAGTTGGGTTGCTCCCGCCTATGCCACAGCCCCGCCGACTGAGCCAGCGCCCGCCGTGCCGGATGCTGCGCCCCCAGCCGATGTACCTGCCGTGGAGACCGAAGGTGATCCGGCTAGTGATGGAGATGCTCCAGGTTGGGCGATCGCGGCGGAAGCCTTCTTAGCTCCCTATGCTGAGTGGATTGCCCTGCTTTACATTGTGGGCGATATCTTGCTGCTGATTATGGCAGCGATGTTGCTGTTAGCCTTTTGGGGTGGTCGTTTTTCCACCTCTTGGCGATTCATTGCGGCGGCGGCTTTCTCCTTTTATATCGCTGATATTTGGTTCAACTTTGCCATCAGCTACATTCCCAATTACCAAACCGGCGCACTGTTGGAAGTATTTTGGATTTTTAGCGCGGTCTTGGTCAGCATTGGCGCTGCTTTGGAGTACGACTTATCCACCCGTTCTCGCCGCACAACCCGTCGTCGTATGTAGCGCGACAAATCCTCCGCTCAAGGGTGAGTTTCTTTCAAGAATCCCGTACGGATCGAGCAAAGACGCGTTATTCTAGGAAAGCCTCGGCTGTACTAAACGATCCATGCTTGGATCGGTATTGGTAGGGAGCTGCGCAAAGGGCGAATTGCTTGGGAACTGCGGGAGGACAGCAACAACATGGCTCCTAAAAAACTATCGGATGCGGATAAACAGACCATTATTGAGCTGTATCGTCATCCAGATGAATCAACCTCAACGCTGGCCAATCGTTTTGGCGTCAGCAGCAGCACCATTAGCCGCATCGTTAAGCAAGGTCTGCCAAGCGCTGAATATGAAGATCTGGTGCAGCAAAAGCGCAGTGGTCCCCGGTCGGTGATTCAATTTGAGCTATCACCTCCCGTTGATCTCATGCCAGAGGTTGAACCAACGCCAGATCCGCTCCCAGAGCCGACACCAGAATCTGTTGCTAAGCCTGAGATTCCTCGTCCTCGGCGGATACGACCGCGCCTGGAGCCGGCTGTAGCATCTGAGCCTGAAGAGCCTCAAGAGGAAAAGGAGACGCTCGACAAGCCGGTCAAAGATCGCTTAATTTTGCCCAACGTTCGTTCATCTGCGCCTATCCCGTCGGTCGATCGGTTGGATGATGACGAGAAAGGCGATCGCAAGCTGTCAGCCGATCTGGAGGAGGACGACGACGAGGACGACGACGACCTTGATGACCTCGACAATGCTGACTACAGCGACGACGATGACGATGACGATGACGACGACGACGATGGTCATGCTTTTCAAGGGCTATCTGCGGGGGGCGATCGCTTCACCCCTCTGGAGATC belongs to Candidatus Obscuribacterales bacterium and includes:
- a CDS encoding DUF4126 domain-containing protein, with product MIEILAALSVSAAAGVRIGLPLLIIGLLYSDNLWADVPILSQFHPSLVLGVLVSWSLIELLLSKEPVGQRAIQIVQLLFSPLVGSIAGIAVARSAQLPSLLTGVLGIVGGLLALVLQLVQVGWFYRLRRTPIWLIFVQDFLCITLVLLAFDAPEQGGIIALLLLWFAIRSSKEWQRWYQRQAPPGDRHHPRRYKQDPD
- a CDS encoding helix-turn-helix domain-containing protein, coding for MAPKKLSDADKQTIIELYRHPDESTSTLANRFGVSSSTISRIVKQGLPSAEYEDLVQQKRSGPRSVIQFELSPPVDLMPEVEPTPDPLPEPTPESVAKPEIPRPRRIRPRLEPAVASEPEEPQEEKETLDKPVKDRLILPNVRSSAPIPSVDRLDDDEKGDRKLSADLEEDDDEDDDDLDDLDNADYSDDDDDDDDDDDDGHAFQGLSAGGDRFTPLEIRPLIEASLTRSYYVVVDRSANLITRPLKDFADLGQIDEAETRERTLPVFDNHRIARRFSRRTQRIVKVPDGKVLHKVSRYLNAKGITRLFVDGHIYEV
- a CDS encoding peroxiredoxin, with protein sequence MALRLGDTVPNFTQASTEGEINFYDWAGDSWVVLFSHPADYTPVCTTELGTVAKLKPEFDKRNVKTIALSVDDVDSHKGWVCDIEETQSATLNYPILADPDRTVSDLYDMIHPNASNTLTVRTVFIIDPNKKLRLSLTYPASTGRNFDEILRVIDSLQLTDYHKVATPANWTDGGDCVVVPSISTEDAKKQFPKGVTEVKPYLRMTPQPNK
- a CDS encoding UbiD family decarboxylase, coding for MARDLRGFLNLIEERGQLRRIKALVDPDLEIAEISNRMLQCGGPALLFENVKGSPHPVAVNTMGTVERICWAMKMEAPEELETLGKKLGMLQQPKPPKKISQAVDFGKVLFDVVRAKPSRDLLPACHQVVVQGEDLDLNQIPMIRPYAGDAGKIITLGLVITKDCETGIPNVGVYRLQLQSKTTMTVHWLSVRGGARHLRKAAERGKKLEVAIALGVDPLIIMAAATPIPVDLSEWLFAGLYGGSGVHLAKCKTVDLEVPADSEFVLEGTITPGEMLPDGPFGDHMGYYGGVEDSPLVRFQCMTHRRNPVYLTTFSGRPPKEEAMMAIALNRIYTPILRQQVSEIVDFFLPMEALSYKAAIISIDKAYPGQARRAALAFWSALPQFTYTKFVIVVDKEINIRDPRQVVWAITSKVDPSRDVFILPDTPFDTLDFASERIGLGGRMGIDATTKMPPETDHAWGEPLMSDPEVAALVDRRWADYGLGDVQFGSVDPNLFGYDMPR
- a CDS encoding Ppx/GppA phosphatase family protein, whose translation is MVIEQDRILAAIDVGTNSIHMAVVRIQPDLPSFTIIDREKDMVRLGERDPKTGNLTPEAMDRAMKTFKRCMAIAKSRHAEDIVAVATSAVREAPNGREFLDRVEAELGLSIDLISGPEEARRIYLGVLSAMEFNQHPHIIIDIGGGSTELVLGDGHEAAFLSSTKVGAVRLTSEFVTSDPIEDEDFYRLKAFVRGMLERSTEELQSHVTPDNYPIMVGTSGTIEALATMHACEHLGTAPDPLQGYEFSLEDLRDIVERLRKLSYSDRLKLSGLSDRRAEIILPGAVILQEAMTLLKQEHITVCERSLREGVIVDWMLTHGLIEDRLRFQSSVRQRSVFRSAQKYQVNLAYAERVADFAVNLFDQTQGRLHDWGAGERELLWAAAILHNSGHFISHAAHHKHSYYLIRHGELLGYTELEIEAIANLARYHRKNEPKKKHDNYRNLGSKTHRQIVEQLSPLLRIAVALDRRQIGAIKKVECQYHPEIKTLHLLLTPTQSGDDCALELWSLGNKKSSFESAYSLKLVPILRYI
- a CDS encoding Npun_F0813 family protein, giving the protein MFILKRQDVEISAIQHPKRDQKIPILSYQGQTFRLISVFSAAQEEEAKAFWRDLTDNRGKACVLLEEPDRYSVWGKVRLESLGSDAGGGDADTDIAPAMTQACLLLLQAVYIDIEDLLGDRQIALFQKEISAVFQQWRFPQSETPAEINQLLTIDPLASLQIPPWQEHHLNTLLQELYRIAKDHFGNATFTARVLDALQDMPDDDRRRFLEWLKQSPTGRVWQ